The following are encoded in a window of Desulfovibrio legallii genomic DNA:
- a CDS encoding leucyl aminopeptidase, with product MEIRFQNLGPEQWKAEVLLAPVCEGEAVLEQCPQIDRAAPWLVIAPALRDVKGKAGELALLHGHKDLPVPRVLAVGLGPREKLELAGVRKAVAAAVQFCRRQGYASLLLPEAALAGLPGGRERLVEECVCAAQLALYRFTALKKPEADEPADPQWLALGFDGEEVPDAFQAAARRGENAASAVSLARELATTPSNLLYPEALAERAQELAREAGFACTVLDEEALEREGMGCLLAVGQGSRRPPRLVVAEHAPKGHEQDKPLILVGKGITFDSGGISLKPAANMYQMKSDMTGAATVLATVTALAREGAPRRVIGLLTCAENMPDGGAVRPGDVVRAASGDTVEIQNTDAEGRLALCDALAYAQKTWTPAAVVDIATLTGACAVALGTGLAGLFCDDADLAERIRAAGGVCGEDFWSLPLWQPYAENLKSRVADICHIGPREGGAIHAALFLQHFVQEGVRWAHLDIAGVDWAAKTTPLCPEGPTAFGARTLLELARGGVQ from the coding sequence ATGGAAATACGTTTTCAGAATCTGGGGCCGGAACAGTGGAAGGCGGAAGTTCTGCTGGCGCCCGTGTGCGAGGGCGAAGCCGTGCTGGAGCAGTGCCCGCAGATCGACCGGGCCGCGCCCTGGCTGGTCATTGCCCCGGCCCTGCGGGATGTGAAGGGCAAGGCGGGCGAGCTGGCCCTGCTGCACGGGCACAAGGATCTGCCCGTGCCCCGCGTGCTGGCCGTGGGCCTGGGCCCGCGCGAAAAGCTGGAGCTTGCGGGGGTGCGCAAGGCCGTGGCCGCGGCGGTGCAGTTCTGCCGGCGTCAGGGTTATGCCTCGCTGCTGCTGCCGGAGGCCGCCCTGGCGGGCCTGCCCGGTGGCCGGGAGCGCCTGGTGGAAGAATGCGTTTGTGCGGCGCAGCTTGCCCTGTACCGCTTTACGGCTTTGAAAAAGCCAGAGGCGGACGAGCCCGCCGATCCGCAATGGCTGGCCCTGGGCTTTGACGGCGAGGAAGTGCCGGACGCCTTCCAGGCGGCGGCCCGTCGGGGCGAGAATGCGGCTTCTGCCGTGAGCCTGGCTAGGGAGCTGGCCACCACGCCCTCCAATCTGCTCTATCCGGAGGCCCTGGCCGAGCGCGCTCAGGAGCTGGCGCGGGAAGCGGGCTTTGCCTGCACCGTGCTGGATGAGGAAGCTCTGGAGCGCGAAGGCATGGGCTGTCTTCTGGCCGTGGGCCAGGGTTCGCGTCGGCCGCCGCGCCTGGTGGTGGCGGAGCACGCGCCCAAAGGGCACGAGCAGGATAAGCCCCTTATTCTGGTGGGCAAGGGCATCACCTTTGATTCCGGCGGCATCAGCCTCAAGCCGGCCGCCAACATGTACCAGATGAAGAGCGACATGACCGGCGCGGCCACGGTGCTGGCCACGGTGACGGCCCTGGCGCGGGAAGGCGCGCCCCGGCGCGTCATCGGCCTTCTGACCTGCGCGGAAAATATGCCCGACGGCGGGGCCGTGCGCCCTGGCGACGTGGTGCGCGCGGCCAGCGGCGATACGGTGGAAATTCAGAATACCGACGCCGAAGGCCGCTTGGCGCTCTGCGACGCCCTGGCCTACGCCCAGAAAACCTGGACCCCCGCGGCGGTGGTGGACATTGCCACCCTTACCGGAGCCTGCGCCGTAGCCCTGGGCACGGGCTTGGCCGGGCTTTTCTGCGACGACGCGGACCTTGCCGAGCGCATCCGGGCGGCCGGGGGCGTGTGCGGGGAGGACTTCTGGTCCTTGCCCCTCTGGCAGCCCTATGCGGAGAATCTCAAAAGCCGGGTGGCGGACATCTGCCACATCGGCCCGCGGGAGGGCGGGGCCATCCACGCCGCCTTGTTCCTGCAGCATTTTGTGCAGGAGGGCGTGCGCTGGGCCCACCTGGACATCGCCGGGGTGGACTGGGCCGCCAAAACGACGCCGCTCTGCCCCGAAGGCCCCACGGCCTTTGGCGCGCGCACCCTGCTGGAGCTGGCCAGGGGGGGCGTGCAATGA
- the purN gene encoding phosphoribosylglycinamide formyltransferase, which yields MPLNIAILASGSGTNAQAMFDKAAAGVLDVNIRRVICNRPGAPVIERAARAGVPCLTLDHTAFPDRESFDRRMAAALREDGVELVVLAGYMRLLTPYFLEAFAGRVLNIHPALLPSFPGVHGGADAVAYGVKLSGCTVHFVEEKVDSGPVLIQAAVPVEAGEDAEALMQRIHVMEHRIYPQAVQWLAQGRVCVAGRQVFLAPGAAPRAPREGDWLVWPPLEQGF from the coding sequence ATGCCCTTGAATATCGCCATCCTGGCCTCCGGCAGCGGCACCAACGCCCAGGCCATGTTTGACAAGGCCGCCGCAGGCGTGCTGGACGTGAACATCCGGCGCGTCATCTGCAACCGGCCCGGCGCGCCGGTCATTGAACGCGCGGCCAGGGCCGGCGTGCCCTGCCTGACCCTGGACCATACGGCCTTCCCGGACCGGGAGAGCTTTGATCGCCGCATGGCGGCCGCGCTGCGAGAGGACGGCGTGGAGTTGGTGGTGCTGGCGGGCTACATGCGCCTGCTCACCCCGTACTTTCTGGAGGCCTTTGCCGGGCGGGTGCTCAACATCCACCCGGCGTTGCTCCCCAGCTTTCCCGGCGTGCACGGCGGGGCCGATGCTGTGGCCTACGGCGTCAAGCTCTCCGGCTGCACGGTCCATTTTGTGGAAGAGAAGGTGGACAGCGGCCCGGTGCTCATCCAGGCCGCCGTGCCCGTGGAAGCGGGCGAAGACGCGGAGGCCCTTATGCAGCGCATCCACGTTATGGAGCACCGCATCTATCCTCAGGCCGTGCAGTGGCTGGCTCAGGGCCGCGTGTGTGTGGCGGGCCGTCAGGTCTTCCTGGCGCCCGGCGCCGCCCCCCGCGCGCCCCGTGAGGGGGATTGGCTGGTTTGGCCGCCCCTGGAGCAAGGCTTTTAG
- the cobA gene encoding uroporphyrinogen-III C-methyltransferase codes for MKVYLIGAGPGDAGLLTLKGRDALAGADVVVYDALANEALLAHARPDAEKIYVGKVAGNHALPQEQINALLVGKAREGKVVARLKGGDPYIFGRGGEEAEELAAAGVPFEEVPGISSTVAAPAYAGIPLTHRDFASSVTIITGHENPDKPGSVHNWSALAASAATLVFVMGMKNLPDIVRNLLAAGMNPQTPAALVYRGTTPAQRSLAAPLADLPQAAAAARFTNPSVIVVGKVAGLRGTLNWFENRPLFGRRIVVTRAREQASGLARSLTDLGAEVIQCPTIEIRPLEDYAALDAALARLAEYQWIIFTSVNGVRCFWQRLEAAGKDSRALGGCRVAAIGPATAQALRGHGIAPDFVPERYVAEGVLEGLLAREGGQVAGKRFLLPRAAKAREVLPEELRKAGAVVDVLPAYAAVPAAHNQETVLRCLEEGRLDCVTFGSSSTVENFLALIPAATLKAHPETQLAAIGPVTAQTLAAHGLPCHIQPAEYTIPALVAALQTHFARSARA; via the coding sequence ATGAAGGTGTATCTGATCGGCGCAGGCCCCGGCGACGCGGGCCTCTTGACCCTTAAGGGGCGCGACGCCCTGGCCGGAGCCGACGTGGTAGTTTACGACGCCCTGGCCAACGAGGCGCTCCTGGCCCACGCCCGGCCCGACGCGGAAAAAATCTATGTGGGCAAGGTGGCGGGCAACCACGCCCTGCCCCAGGAGCAGATCAACGCCCTGCTGGTGGGCAAGGCCCGCGAGGGCAAGGTGGTGGCCCGGCTCAAAGGCGGGGATCCGTACATTTTCGGCCGCGGCGGCGAAGAAGCCGAAGAGCTTGCGGCCGCGGGCGTGCCCTTTGAGGAAGTGCCGGGCATCAGCAGCACGGTGGCGGCCCCGGCCTACGCGGGCATCCCGCTTACCCACCGCGACTTTGCCTCCTCCGTCACCATCATCACGGGCCACGAAAATCCGGATAAGCCCGGCTCGGTGCATAACTGGAGCGCCCTGGCGGCCAGCGCCGCCACCCTGGTTTTTGTCATGGGCATGAAGAACCTGCCGGACATTGTGCGCAATCTGTTGGCCGCGGGCATGAACCCGCAGACCCCGGCGGCCCTGGTTTACCGCGGCACCACCCCGGCCCAGCGCAGCCTTGCGGCCCCGCTGGCCGATCTGCCGCAGGCGGCTGCGGCGGCGCGGTTCACCAATCCTTCGGTCATCGTGGTGGGCAAGGTGGCGGGCCTGCGCGGCACGCTCAACTGGTTTGAAAACCGCCCCCTGTTCGGCCGCCGCATTGTGGTGACCCGCGCGCGGGAGCAGGCCAGCGGCCTGGCCCGGAGCCTTACGGACCTGGGGGCCGAGGTCATCCAGTGCCCCACCATTGAAATTCGCCCGCTGGAGGACTACGCCGCCCTGGACGCGGCGCTGGCCCGGCTGGCGGAATACCAGTGGATTATCTTTACCTCGGTAAACGGCGTGCGCTGTTTCTGGCAGCGGCTGGAGGCGGCGGGCAAGGACAGCCGCGCCCTGGGCGGCTGCCGGGTGGCGGCCATCGGCCCGGCCACGGCCCAGGCCCTGCGCGGGCACGGCATTGCGCCGGATTTTGTGCCGGAGCGCTATGTGGCCGAAGGCGTGCTGGAAGGGCTGCTGGCCCGCGAGGGCGGCCAGGTGGCGGGCAAGCGCTTTTTGCTGCCCCGCGCGGCCAAGGCGCGCGAAGTGCTGCCCGAAGAGCTGCGCAAGGCCGGGGCCGTGGTGGACGTGCTGCCCGCCTATGCGGCCGTGCCTGCGGCCCATAATCAGGAGACCGTGCTGCGCTGCCTGGAAGAAGGCCGCCTGGACTGCGTGACCTTCGGCTCCTCTTCCACAGTGGAAAACTTCCTGGCGCTCATTCCGGCGGCCACGCTGAAGGCCCATCCTGAAACGCAACTGGCCGCCATCGGCCCGGTGACGGCTCAGACCCTGGCCGCGCACGGGCTCCCTTGCCATATCCAGCCGGCGGAATACACCATTCCGGCCCTGGTGGCGGCGCTGCAAACCCATTTTGCGCGGTCCGCCCGCGCCTGA
- a CDS encoding MinD/ParA family protein produces the protein MATTTLSVSLLSGKGGVGKTNVSLNLACALHQMGFKVLLMDCDLGLANLDVLLGITPEGNLQTALLGESKLADVLFPVEPQGFDVLPAASGVPELTELQPDTRDLLLARLEPVLHHYDYILMDQGAGISQTVQTFAALSAVRLIVITPEPTSLTDSYALIKVLNLRYGVRDFLIVVNQATSPAEAKSAFGKLHGACRHFLHLEPVLLGHVRTDKNVPESVCRQQPLMRAAPGCPAAQDIQALAARLQRLRLGMLDWLAPRPVLQPLPETEPQEG, from the coding sequence ATGGCAACAACAACGCTGAGCGTCTCTCTTCTGAGCGGCAAGGGCGGCGTGGGCAAAACCAACGTTTCGCTCAACCTGGCCTGCGCCTTGCACCAGATGGGCTTCAAAGTGCTGCTCATGGACTGCGACCTGGGCCTGGCCAACCTGGACGTGCTCCTGGGCATCACTCCTGAGGGCAATCTGCAGACCGCCCTGCTGGGCGAAAGCAAACTGGCCGACGTGCTCTTTCCCGTGGAGCCCCAGGGCTTCGACGTCCTGCCCGCCGCCTCCGGCGTGCCTGAGCTCACCGAGCTGCAGCCCGATACGCGCGATCTGCTCCTTGCCCGCCTGGAGCCTGTGCTGCACCACTACGACTATATACTCATGGATCAGGGGGCCGGCATCTCCCAGACCGTGCAGACCTTCGCCGCCCTCTCCGCCGTGCGCCTCATCGTCATCACGCCCGAACCCACCTCCCTTACGGACAGCTACGCCCTCATCAAGGTGCTCAATCTCCGCTACGGCGTGCGCGACTTTCTGATCGTCGTCAACCAGGCGACCTCCCCGGCCGAAGCCAAATCCGCCTTCGGCAAACTGCACGGGGCCTGCCGTCACTTTCTGCATCTGGAGCCCGTGCTCCTCGGCCATGTGCGCACGGACAAAAACGTGCCCGAATCCGTCTGCCGCCAGCAGCCTCTTATGCGCGCGGCCCCAGGCTGCCCCGCCGCCCAGGATATCCAGGCCCTGGCCGCCAGGCTCCAGCGCCTGCGCCTGGGCATGCTGGACTGGCTCGCCCCCCGGCCGGTGCTCCAGCCTCTGCCGGAAACAGAACCCCAGGAGGGCTGA
- the dapA gene encoding 4-hydroxy-tetrahydrodipicolinate synthase → MLFSGALTALVTPFRNNSLDEATYRAFIEHQINAGIHGLVPCGTTGESATLSHEEHERVIEICIDQAKGRVPVLAGAGSNNTTEAIRLARFAQKAGADGALLITPYYNKPTQEGLYQHYKAIAQAVDLPLVPYNVPGRTGCNLLPATLARLAHDFSNIVGVKEATGDMSQASRILESCPEGFCVLSGDDFTALPLMALGGKGVISVTSNVVPDRVAAMCNAFATGDLPAAARLHHEIFPLHEAMFLESNPIPAKTALALMGRMEAELRLPLCPMSDNAKHRLIEVLRQQKLL, encoded by the coding sequence ATGTTATTTTCCGGTGCCTTGACCGCCCTGGTCACCCCATTCCGCAACAACAGCCTGGACGAGGCCACCTACCGGGCCTTCATCGAACACCAGATCAACGCGGGCATCCACGGCCTGGTGCCCTGTGGCACCACCGGCGAATCCGCCACCCTCAGCCATGAGGAACACGAGCGCGTCATAGAAATCTGCATCGACCAGGCCAAGGGCCGCGTGCCCGTACTGGCCGGGGCCGGCTCCAACAATACCACAGAGGCCATCCGCCTGGCCCGCTTCGCCCAGAAAGCCGGGGCCGACGGCGCCTTGCTTATCACCCCCTACTACAACAAACCCACCCAGGAAGGCCTCTACCAGCACTACAAGGCCATTGCCCAGGCCGTGGACCTGCCCTTGGTGCCCTACAACGTGCCCGGGCGCACAGGCTGCAACCTCCTGCCCGCCACCCTGGCCCGCCTGGCCCACGACTTTTCCAATATCGTGGGCGTCAAGGAAGCCACCGGCGACATGTCCCAGGCCAGCCGCATCCTGGAAAGCTGCCCCGAAGGCTTCTGCGTTCTCTCCGGCGACGACTTCACCGCCCTGCCCCTCATGGCCCTGGGCGGCAAGGGGGTCATCTCCGTCACCTCCAACGTGGTCCCCGACCGCGTGGCCGCCATGTGCAACGCCTTCGCTACGGGCGATCTGCCCGCCGCCGCCCGCCTGCACCACGAGATCTTCCCCCTGCACGAAGCCATGTTCCTCGAAAGCAACCCCATCCCCGCCAAAACCGCCCTCGCCCTCATGGGCCGCATGGAAGCCGAACTGCGCCTGCCCCTCTGCCCCATGAGCGATAACGCCAAACACCGCCTTATCGAAGTCCTGCGTCAGCAAAAACTGCTCTGA
- a CDS encoding HU family DNA-binding protein: MSPRRANRQSHGGTMNKSELIKALADETSLPSDDASLVVNTFFNTMKKSLLAGERIEIRGFGSFKIKEYQGYAGRNPKTGESVTVASKRLPFFRAGKELKEFINQ; this comes from the coding sequence TTGTCGCCCCGGCGGGCTAACCGGCAAAGCCACGGAGGCACAATGAACAAAAGCGAACTGATCAAGGCGCTGGCCGATGAGACCAGCCTTCCTTCCGACGATGCATCCCTGGTGGTCAATACGTTTTTCAACACCATGAAAAAATCTCTGCTGGCCGGAGAAAGGATCGAAATCCGCGGGTTTGGCAGCTTTAAAATCAAAGAATACCAAGGTTATGCCGGCCGCAATCCCAAAACGGGCGAAAGCGTGACGGTGGCCTCCAAGCGCCTGCCGTTCTTTCGCGCCGGTAAGGAATTGAAGGAATTTATCAACCAATAA